TAGTTTGTGTAATCTTGTCTTTTAATATTTCCTTTTGTTTATTAGAAATTAAATAATTATCAAGAGATTTAACTTTATTTAAATAACTTTCTTTATTATGCTCTAGGGTTATTTGTTCATTTTTAACATCATCAAAGGCTTTTTGCAATCCATCATAATCCAAAGGTTTTTGTGAATTATTTAATGTGTTTTGCAATGTTTCAACTAAAGCATTAAATGTTTCTTGAGATTGTAAAGGTTGTCTATTAAACATTAAATCTTGTTTTGTCACATTAATGTTATCTAGATATTGCTGTACTTGTTTTTTTAATTCCAATAATTCAAAATAAAGTTTAATATCTTGTTTTAATTTATCATAATTATAAGATTGAAATGTTTCTGTTATATCATCACTAAAAATTTTGAATGTGTCTCAATTTAAGTTATTTTCAGATTTAATTTTATTTAATTCAGCAATATTTTGTTCAACTTGTGCTTGAGAATTTTCTATAGTTTCAATTTCACTTTGAATTTGATTTAAAACTTCAAAATTATTTGGTAAGTTTTCGAAAACACTATTAGCTGCTGAAGCAAAATCTTGGATATTTCAAGAATTAATTTTATCTTGTAATCCTAAATTTAAATAATCAGGATTTTGTTGCGCTATTTGTTCTGAGATTGAATTAATATCTTTGATTCTAGAATTTAAATCAATAATTTGTTCTAATGTTGTTTGAAAAGATGTTATCGTTTCAATTGCTTGTTTTAAGTTAAATTCATTATTATTAACTTTTTCAGCTTCAAATTGATTAAATATCTTATAAGCATTTTTTAAACTATCTTTTAATTGTTCGTTATTAAATTCATTAGTGTCAACAAGTTCCGAAAAGCTTTTAAGTTCTTTTAGTTTGCTTAATAAATCATTGTAATCACTAGATTCATCTTTGAATTGATTAATTAAACCATCTAAAATTAGTTCGTTACTTTGTAAAGGACGAATAATTGTGTTCAATTTATTTAAATATTTTTCATCTAAATAAGCGGTAAAAAAGCTATCTAAAGCTTGAAAACTATTTTTTAACGCTTCAACCCGTTTTTTAAATATTTCCCATTCAGTTGTATAAGTAGATTTTTCAACAGTAATTTCAAAATTAAATTCATTATATTTTCTTTGCGGATAATAAGGATTTTTCCAAGTTAATTTATATGCATTAATTTTTACTTTTGAGCCTAGCTTAAAGAAGAAGTCGTTTCCGAAATTTAGTGTTTCTTCTTTAGTTCCATTAGTGAAATCAAAACTTTTAACCACCACATCATCAATTAAAACATCAATATGATAACCTTTAAAGTTATCTGCTGATAAATTAAATTCATTTGAATTTTCCCAAATGTGTTGTGGAGGAGTCATTGCTTCGTTTCACGGAAACTCATAACCTTTTTTCAACTGATCATCAGTCATGTAATAATTACGTTTAATAATACCTTCATTTAATCCAACAAAAGGGAAATCCATATAAACAAGTCCAAGTCTAGTAATTTTTTCTTCCTCAGAAGCTAAAAATTGCATAACATTGGGATTCATAATTTGAGCATAATTATCTGGGTGCATTCTAGCACTACCAGCTATTGAAGTAAAGTTTACAAATAATTCTTCATCAAATGGTTCTTGTGAAGATTTAACCGCCATAGCATCTCAAAGTTGTACTTTTTGTGCCGGTGTTACATTATCATAAACGTCTTGTTGTGTGGTTCTACGATCAATAAATTCATCATATAAAAATCCACCGATATGAGAAAGATTAACTAAGTAGTGTCAAAAGTTTATAATGATAATTTTTCCTCTAAGATTTTTTAAACTAAAATCTAAGTTAAAAGGATCTTCACCCTTAGGGTTAAATAAATATGAATTAATGCTTGGATCAGTAATTACCTTCATGTAATTATCACTAGCTTTTTTAGCAAGTGCTTGATTATGCACATCAAAGTTTTCATCTTTAACCCGCATAATAACAAATTCAGATGGGTTTTGTTTAACAAATTCAACCATTGTTTGCATTGTTTGCTGAAAATTAGTTTTTGAATATGTCACACCATGACGTAGATTTAAATCGCTATCAAGTCTAATATCAAAAGCTCTAATACCAGTAGCAAGCTGTTGATTAAAGTTTAAACTTTGCGTTCTTGCTATTGGTCAGCCAAATGTTCAAGCTCATCCACTACCATCTCACATTCCAGAATCATGCGTTCCAGGAAGAGATAATTCAAACAAGGTTTTTTTATCATTTACCCCTTGCATTCACTTTGAAAAAATTGCATACTCATCTAAATTTACTTTAGTTCCATTTAAGGTTTTGTCAAAGTTATAATATGATAAATTATCATCTAAATCTCATTTTTTCCAGTCATTTTCATTCCCGTTAGCTGATAGCAAAGTTAGACATGAAGTTATTGGAAGAATGCTTCCAAAAGTGGTTAAAAATATTTTTTTCTTTATACTGCTTCTTTTCATTATTCTTTCTCTTTTCTAAAAAGTGGAAAAACCACATATATCAATAATTTTAGCAAGCAAAAAGCATTTTTTAAAATAAAAAAGGCAAATTATTTTGCCTTAAAACTAGACATAAAACCTTTTGTACTTGGTTTTATTTCAATAAATTTTTTACCTTTTTTGAAGTTAAAACAAATTTTATCTTGCAAGTCAAAAATTCATGCTGCAAAATAGAAATATGCTAAACCAATTAGCATTAAAGTAATAAGAGATCATGGTCAGTGAAGTAATGGTCCAAGTAGATTACTAAATCCATTATACTGATCCATTCCACAATACATATAATTTGATTTTCATTCAATTGGTGCTAAAGCATCAGTGAATGCGTTAATTGTGAAGTTAACTAAGAAAAACGCTGCAAAAATTTGACTTTGGATAACAACATCTTTTTTAGACATTTTATAAGGATATAAAATTGAAACTACTAATGATGAAATAATCATAAATGAGTGTAGTCCAATCAAATCATAGAAGTAAACGTTATTTCAGGCTACGTGGTAAATTTTATCTTGACCAGCAACAAAGTTTTCGCCAAATGCACTAAATGTTTCATTTGGGGTAAAAACAATTTTAACATCTGGTATTGCTAAAGCTACAAATGCTCCTAAATAAGCCGGAGCAGCAACATACTTCATTCATTGAGTTTTATTCAGTAATAATATTATCCCAATACACAATCCAACTAAACGGCAAAAATGCAATGGAATTGATTCCCAAATTCTAGGATATGAAGTTAGCCCCATATTTAATGAACGTAAAAACATTCCTAAGAGTAATAAAAACCCAACACTGCGAATTAAGATTTCTTGAATCTTTGCACTAGGTTGATGTTTAATTCAATGTGCATAAATTTGTCTTTTAAATAATCAAAACAAAAAAACAAATAAAACAATAAAAACTAAATTAAGTTTCATTAAAATCAAAGTAATACTTAAGTTACCTGCATCATTTCCGTTTGTTCCAGTTCAAGATAAAAAACTATGTTGCAAGTACCAATATTTTTCTTCTCAGTTCATGAATTCCTTTCTGCTTAAATAAATATTAAATATTATATATTATAAGAACAATTTTATAGCAAATTTGGTTGCTACCACTCTTTGCCCATTATTGTTATTTTGAGTAAAAAATCTCGTTTATTTTTTAACTGGTTTTTAAAATTAAAATTAAAAGTTTATAAGTGATATGAAAACAAATTAAAAAATATTTTAAAATCCGCTATTTACAGATTAATTTTACAATTTTTTTGAATAAATTTTGCAAAAAATTATTTTTAGTTAAATTTAACTCTTAAAAATCAACTTTTTAGTGGCTTTTTATTTAATCCTACTCAAATTTTTGTGAAAAAAATTGCAAGCAATTTCCACATTTTTCCACAAATTTAAAAATTTATTAAAAATTTTTAAGATTTTATGGTACGACGTGTAAATTAATGGTAGAATTATGGTGGATAGTGGGAGGAAGTGGTAAAAATGTATGGATCACAAACACGGAATATCGATGATAAAAACAGAGTAGTATTACCTCCTGTTTTTAGAGACGAACTCGGAAGCAAACTTTACATTACCATCGGATTTGATGGGAATGCTGAAATTCGTTCCGAAAAGGGATTTCAATCTTACATTAGTATGATTGAAGATAAATCTAGATTTGATGTTAAAACAAGAACATTAGCTAGATATCTTTTCGGTAACACTTTCGAAGTTGTGCTTGATAACCAAAACAGAATTCCACTGCCTAAAGCTATTATTGAAAAGCTTGCTATCCAAAAAGAAGTTCTTTTTATCGGAGTAGGTTCAATTGTTGAACTTTGAGCTAAAGAAAAGTATGATGAAATTTCCAACCAATTTACTGTAGAAGATATGGCTTCACTAGCCCAATTCTTATCACAAGATGTCTCAAAGTAAATTACATTATTCAGTCATGCTAGAAGAAACAGTTAATTCACTAAATATAAAACCAAATGGTACTTATATAGATTTAACTGTTGGTATGGGTGGACATTCAGCAAAAATACTTAGCTTAATACCAAATGGTCTGTTAATTGCTTTTGATAAAGATGATTATGCTTTAGAGCAATCAAATAATCGTCTTAGCGCAATTAGAGATAACTTCAAATTAGTTAAAAGTGATTTTAAAGATATAAAATCCAAACTATCTGAATTAGGTATATATAAAGTTGATGGTATTATTGCTGACTTAGGAATTTCATCTCCTCAAATTGATCAAGCTGAACGTGGATTTAGTTATAACAAAGATGCTAAATTAGATATGCGGATGAATCAAGAACAACAACTATCTGCTTATGATGTGGTAAATTCATATCCTGAAGAGAAATTAGCCAAGCTATTATGAGATTATGCCGATGTAAAGCTTAATAAAAAAGTTGCGAAAGCTATTTGTAATGCTAGACCAATTTCAACCACATTGCAGTTAGTTGATGTTATTAAATCAGCCTATCCTGCAGCCTTATTAAGACAAAAAAATCCTGCAAAAGCTGTGTTTCAAGCTATCAGAATTGAAGTTAATAATGAACTTGAATCTCTTAAACAACTTTTAGATGATGCTTTAGATTTATTAAAACCTAATGGAACTTTAAGCATTATCACATTCCATTCACTTGAAGACAAAATGGTGAAAGATTTTGTTAAAAATCTCACCAAAAGTTCAATACCAAGTAAAATGCCTGTGATGGAAGAAAAAAAATACCTTGTTAAACAAGTTAAACCATCACAACAAGAAATTGAAGAAAATAATCGGTCACGTAGTGCTAAATTACGTGTTATCAAGAAGTTAGTTTAATATTGGAGGTAGTTATGAGTAAATATTTTGCAAATTTTCACATTCAAAATAACGAATGTAATTTTTCACTTATTAAAAATACTTACGAAAACTACCTAAATGTAAAATTTCCAATTCAACAACAAATTAACTTTGAAAACATTAACGATTTTATCTTATGACATCAAGATGTTATTAATAACATCAAAGATATTATTAAAAAAGAAAAACTTGTTTTAAATTATGTTTTTGATGACGAATTATTTCAAAATTTAGAGCAAAAAATTATTGTGAATAAATTAAATTGTCAAAGTATTAGTTGTGATTCAGCAACCTTAAGTAAGTTGTTTGATGAAAAAAACACAACCTTAAAACAAGCTAATGTAATTGAAGATTTTATTACAACTTCTCCAATTAATTATTTGATGCAAAACAATGAAATCATTAAGGAATATAAAAGCATTCCTTCAAATCGTATCGCACAAAACATTACACAATATTTAAGTATTTTTAAAACTAATTTAAATATTGCACAATTAAATGATTTC
The DNA window shown above is from Mycoplasma seminis and carries:
- a CDS encoding lipoprotein 17-related variable surface protein, which translates into the protein MKRSSIKKKIFLTTFGSILPITSCLTLLSANGNENDWKKWDLDDNLSYYNFDKTLNGTKVNLDEYAIFSKWMQGVNDKKTLFELSLPGTHDSGMWDGSGWAWTFGWPIARTQSLNFNQQLATGIRAFDIRLDSDLNLRHGVTYSKTNFQQTMQTMVEFVKQNPSEFVIMRVKDENFDVHNQALAKKASDNYMKVITDPSINSYLFNPKGEDPFNLDFSLKNLRGKIIIINFWHYLVNLSHIGGFLYDEFIDRRTTQQDVYDNVTPAQKVQLWDAMAVKSSQEPFDEELFVNFTSIAGSARMHPDNYAQIMNPNVMQFLASEEEKITRLGLVYMDFPFVGLNEGIIKRNYYMTDDQLKKGYEFPWNEAMTPPQHIWENSNEFNLSADNFKGYHIDVLIDDVVVKSFDFTNGTKEETLNFGNDFFFKLGSKVKINAYKLTWKNPYYPQRKYNEFNFEITVEKSTYTTEWEIFKKRVEALKNSFQALDSFFTAYLDEKYLNKLNTIIRPLQSNELILDGLINQFKDESSDYNDLLSKLKELKSFSELVDTNEFNNEQLKDSLKNAYKIFNQFEAEKVNNNEFNLKQAIETITSFQTTLEQIIDLNSRIKDINSISEQIAQQNPDYLNLGLQDKINSWNIQDFASAANSVFENLPNNFEVLNQIQSEIETIENSQAQVEQNIAELNKIKSENNLNWDTFKIFSDDITETFQSYNYDKLKQDIKLYFELLELKKQVQQYLDNINVTKQDLMFNRQPLQSQETFNALVETLQNTLNNSQKPLDYDGLQKAFDDVKNEQITLEHNKESYLNKVKSLDNYLISNKQKEILKDKITQTNDITSPEIDNYLDIAKEIEKLNLNDWVKTVSKKELNPTILQLANTTLDSIDIEQIKKIQNQVQDLFSPFAELKALVAKYNSYQDKDYYPYLSPEIQEQFNAQYTNAKNVLNNSKDIQQFKQANEQLNQWDSIINSILKQEENKLVQELNSSDIFNYEKTLIKKDIDELTFKNISNIKQAINLAKEHYANVVNSFNQLKQKSAVIDFLNQSNDLDEFNARRKRADDLKDIILDILKRKEDLNNTYDIYYPTANKVDQDNYNTAKKVLDNLLQTSINAPEISRAFNNYIQAGNKLDNRGELVAQIVNINSEIDKKLNDDELKNNVFYAEVVKKYLASRIKLDVQQLSQYSYTKLESLLNEISKYLLNLDTSIQESIKQWNNYRAFYNSFIFNVKNKDILPNLVTEKDLISNQSQEGFEIKDIVLKPNNTDGNLSIEYQISYNGYSEYKGQIISGFLTTAQVQMRLNLEELLKQIKALEIPKINNEYVTKLQNQQQEQIEKLQNADNLDFNQQEALYKQASDFKDFLIKQIQYLIQLIVQYNELDRVYIEKRAEINNVLNP
- a CDS encoding TMEM164 family acyltransferase, whose amino-acid sequence is MNWEEKYWYLQHSFLSWTGTNGNDAGNLSITLILMKLNLVFIVLFVFLFWLFKRQIYAHWIKHQPSAKIQEILIRSVGFLLLLGMFLRSLNMGLTSYPRIWESIPLHFCRLVGLCIGIILLLNKTQWMKYVAAPAYLGAFVALAIPDVKIVFTPNETFSAFGENFVAGQDKIYHVAWNNVYFYDLIGLHSFMIISSLVVSILYPYKMSKKDVVIQSQIFAAFFLVNFTINAFTDALAPIEWKSNYMYCGMDQYNGFSNLLGPLLHWPWSLITLMLIGLAYFYFAAWIFDLQDKICFNFKKGKKFIEIKPSTKGFMSSFKAK
- a CDS encoding cell division/cell wall cluster transcriptional repressor MraZ, whose protein sequence is MYGSQTRNIDDKNRVVLPPVFRDELGSKLYITIGFDGNAEIRSEKGFQSYISMIEDKSRFDVKTRTLARYLFGNTFEVVLDNQNRIPLPKAIIEKLAIQKEVLFIGVGSIVELWAKEKYDEISNQFTVEDMASLAQFLSQDVSK
- the rsmH gene encoding 16S rRNA (cytosine(1402)-N(4))-methyltransferase RsmH → MSQSKLHYSVMLEETVNSLNIKPNGTYIDLTVGMGGHSAKILSLIPNGLLIAFDKDDYALEQSNNRLSAIRDNFKLVKSDFKDIKSKLSELGIYKVDGIIADLGISSPQIDQAERGFSYNKDAKLDMRMNQEQQLSAYDVVNSYPEEKLAKLLWDYADVKLNKKVAKAICNARPISTTLQLVDVIKSAYPAALLRQKNPAKAVFQAIRIEVNNELESLKQLLDDALDLLKPNGTLSIITFHSLEDKMVKDFVKNLTKSSIPSKMPVMEEKKYLVKQVKPSQQEIEENNRSRSAKLRVIKKLV